From Rutidosis leptorrhynchoides isolate AG116_Rl617_1_P2 chromosome 3, CSIRO_AGI_Rlap_v1, whole genome shotgun sequence, a single genomic window includes:
- the LOC139898535 gene encoding pectin acetylesterase 8-like: MMNENGGKWLCIMLVGLLCLLTVEAYDVGLTILDSVVATGAVCLDGSPPAYHLDRGFGAGIDNWLVFFEGGGWCNNVTDCLARRDTRLGSSTQMLKTETFSGMFHNKTKYNPDFYNWNRLKVRYCDGASFTGDVEEVDPKTNLHFRGARIFRAVIDDLLEKGMKNAKNAMLAGCSAGGLTAILQCDNFRSLLPASTNVKCLADAGFFINGKTIIGTSHIEGFYADVVKTHGSDKVLSPDCTSKMSPGLCFFPQNMVQYIKTPIFLINAAYDSWQIKNILAPGVADPKGTWRECKLDITKCSSAQLDVLQGYRQEFLNALTGFDNSPSRGMFINSCYSHCQTGIQETWLRSDSPLLSNTTIAKAVGDWYYERGTFQQIDCPYPCDETCHNRVFE; this comes from the exons ATGATGAATGAAAACGGAGGTAAATGGTTATGCATAATGTTGGTGGGATTACTATGCTTGTTAACAGTTGAAGCTTATGATGTTGGACTTACTATTCTTGACAGTGTTGTTGCTACAGGAGCTG TTTGTTTGGATGGAAGTCCGCCCGCATATCACTTGGACAGAGGATTCGGTGCTGGAATCGACAACTGGTTGGTGTTTTTCGAG GGAGGAGGTTGGTGCAACAATGTAACAGATTGTCTTGCGCGTAGAGATACACGTTTAGGTTCTTCTACGCAAATGTTGAAAACCGAGACATTTTCGGGGATGTTTCACAACAAGACCAAATATAACCCTG ATTTTTATAACTGGAATAGACTCAAGGTTCGGTATTGTGATGGAGCTTCTTTTACTGGTGATGTGGAAGAAGTCGATCCG AAAACCAATCTTCACTTCAGAGGAGCAAGAATTTTTCGTGCTGTTATTGACGACTTGTTAGAAAAAGGGATGAAGAATGCTAAGAAT GCCATGCTAGCAGGATGTTCAGCTGGTGGATTAACTGCCATACTGCAATGCGATAATTTCAGATCGCTTTTACCTGCATCTACTAATGTGAAATGCCTTGCTGATGCTGGCTTTTTTATTAATGG GAAAACAATTATCGGAACAAGTCATATTGAAGGCTTCTATGCAGATGTTGTCAAGACACAT GGTTCGGATAAAGTTTTGTCTCCAGATTGCACTTCAAAAATGAGTCCTGGTTTG TGCTTTTTTCCACAAAATATGGTGCAATACATCAAAACACCAATTTTCTTGATAAATGCAGCCTATGATTCATGGCAG ATAAAGAATATATTGGCCCCAGGAGTTGCTGACCCCAAAGGAACATGGCGTGAATGCAAGCTTGACATAACAAAGTGTTCATCCGCTCAACTCGATGTTCTGCAAG GGTACAGACAGGAGTTCTTAAACGCGCTCACTGGATTCGATAACTCTCCTTCAAGAGGAATGTTCATCAACTCTTGTTATTCCCATTGCCAAACTGGAATTCAAGAAACATGGTTGAGAAGCGATTCACCGTTATTGAGCAATACA ACTATTGCGAAAGCAGTTGGTGACTGGTACTATGAGAGGGGTACATTTCAGCAGATAGACTGCCCATACCCATGCGACGAAACTTGCCACAACCGTGTTTTCGAGTAA